From the Vibrio metoecus genome, one window contains:
- a CDS encoding alpha/beta fold hydrolase gives MSAIAEKVLFHKTYLHPTSREWVVFVHGAGGSSSIWFKQIKAYRQHFNLLLIDLRGHGKSNQLLRDWIANRYTFKTVTLDVLRVLDHLKIQSAHFVGMSLGTIIVRNLAELATHRVSSMVLGGAVTRLNARSQLLVRLGHLSKHLIPYMWLYRLFAYIVMPQRSQKESRHLFIREAQKLCQKEFKRWFTLTAEVNPMMRYFRDRELPIPTLYLMGEKDYMFIHPVKEMVALHAQSELYEIPNCGHVCNVEQPELFNQRSIEFIQRQIR, from the coding sequence ATGTCTGCCATTGCTGAAAAAGTTCTGTTTCATAAAACCTACCTTCATCCTACCAGTCGCGAGTGGGTGGTTTTCGTACATGGCGCAGGAGGCAGCTCTTCAATTTGGTTTAAGCAGATCAAAGCCTATCGTCAGCATTTTAACTTGCTACTCATCGATTTGCGTGGTCATGGTAAATCAAACCAATTGCTCAGAGATTGGATAGCCAATCGCTATACTTTCAAAACGGTCACCCTTGATGTGCTGAGAGTATTGGATCATCTGAAAATCCAGTCAGCCCATTTTGTGGGAATGTCCCTCGGTACGATCATCGTCCGTAACCTTGCCGAGCTTGCGACACACCGTGTTAGTTCCATGGTGCTTGGTGGTGCGGTAACGCGGCTTAATGCGCGCTCACAACTGTTGGTTAGGCTAGGGCATTTGAGCAAACACCTCATCCCGTATATGTGGCTGTATCGGCTATTTGCTTACATAGTGATGCCGCAGCGCAGCCAAAAAGAGTCACGACATCTCTTTATCCGTGAAGCGCAAAAGCTGTGTCAAAAAGAGTTTAAGCGCTGGTTTACCTTAACGGCTGAAGTTAATCCCATGATGCGCTACTTCCGTGACCGTGAATTACCGATCCCCACTTTATATTTGATGGGTGAGAAGGATTACATGTTTATCCATCCGGTGAAGGAGATGGTTGCACTGCATGCGCAGAGTGAACTGTATGAAATTCCAAATTGTGGGCATGTATGTAATGTCGAGCAGCCTGAGCTGTTTAATCAGCGTTCTATCGAGTTTATCCAGCGCCAAATCCGTTAA
- a CDS encoding DUF2007 domain-containing protein, protein MKIYTANHPLEAHILMQLLHQQGIPCELRGEMLFALRGELPMDSSSAPSLWLKKPQQKTAAEQIIAEYLNPPKQSRWLCPQCGESHEGQFSVCWQCGFTQCNE, encoded by the coding sequence ATGAAAATTTATACTGCAAATCATCCATTAGAGGCTCATATCTTGATGCAGTTGTTGCATCAACAAGGGATCCCGTGTGAATTGCGTGGAGAGATGCTGTTTGCGCTGCGTGGCGAGCTCCCGATGGATTCCAGCAGCGCACCATCACTTTGGTTAAAGAAACCTCAGCAGAAAACCGCCGCCGAGCAAATCATCGCTGAGTATCTTAATCCGCCGAAACAATCTCGCTGGTTATGCCCACAATGCGGCGAAAGCCATGAAGGGCAGTTTAGCGTTTGTTGGCAGTGTGGATTTACCCAATGTAATGAATAA
- a CDS encoding TVP38/TMEM64 family protein — translation MNKKLIIALILIAITAILVTQFSHYLTLDVAKAKQAELANYIDAHLVQAALIYFVLYVLLTAFSVPGATVVTLLGAALFGFWLSLLLASFASTIGATLAFLSSRFLLRDWVQAQFADKLLTINQGVERDGAFYLLSLRLIPIFPFFLINLVMGLTPISIWRYYWVSQLGMLPGTAVYLNAGTQLAEISSLSQIVSAPVLASFVLLGVFPVVVKWFMNKLQRRPVSSPMK, via the coding sequence ATGAACAAAAAGCTCATTATTGCCCTTATTTTGATCGCGATAACGGCGATCTTGGTGACACAATTTAGCCATTATCTGACGTTAGATGTGGCCAAAGCCAAGCAAGCCGAATTGGCAAACTACATTGATGCACATCTTGTACAAGCTGCGCTTATCTATTTTGTGTTGTATGTCCTGTTGACTGCCTTTTCGGTCCCAGGCGCCACTGTTGTCACCCTATTGGGTGCAGCACTGTTTGGGTTTTGGCTCAGCCTTCTGCTAGCCTCATTTGCGAGTACGATTGGGGCAACTCTTGCTTTCCTCAGCAGCCGCTTTTTATTGCGCGACTGGGTTCAAGCTCAATTTGCCGATAAGCTGTTAACCATTAACCAAGGTGTCGAACGGGATGGAGCCTTTTATTTGCTCTCGCTACGCTTAATTCCCATTTTCCCCTTCTTTTTGATTAACTTGGTCATGGGTCTCACGCCTATTTCCATTTGGCGTTACTATTGGGTCAGCCAATTAGGGATGTTGCCTGGCACAGCAGTTTATCTCAATGCCGGCACTCAACTAGCCGAAATCTCTAGCTTGAGCCAGATCGTTTCTGCACCAGTGCTCGCCTCTTTTGTGTTGTTGGGTGTATTTCCTGTTGTGGTGAAATGGTTCATGAATAAACTTCAACGGCGCCCTGTTTCATCACCGATGAAATGA
- a CDS encoding TfoX/Sxy family DNA transformation protein, producing the protein MDKPVLKDSMRLFEQLGRVKSRSMFGGFGIFVDETMFALVVNDTLHIRADDATIEKFKQQGYEPYVYKKRGFPVVTKYYALPDDCWSNPTSILSEARIALEVAKTERETQAQAKPDRLKDLPNLRLATERMLKKAGIESVESLHSFGSVEAYKAIQRTHSAEVSLELLWALEGAIEGKHWSVIPQNRRDELLRHL; encoded by the coding sequence ATGGATAAACCAGTATTAAAAGATTCAATGCGGCTCTTTGAGCAGCTAGGACGTGTGAAATCTCGTTCAATGTTTGGTGGCTTTGGTATTTTCGTCGACGAAACTATGTTTGCGCTTGTGGTTAACGATACTCTGCACATCCGTGCAGACGATGCCACAATCGAAAAGTTCAAGCAGCAAGGTTATGAACCTTATGTTTACAAAAAGCGTGGTTTCCCCGTCGTCACTAAGTACTACGCTCTACCTGATGATTGTTGGAGTAATCCAACCTCTATCCTAAGTGAAGCTCGTATTGCGCTTGAGGTCGCTAAGACCGAACGTGAAACACAAGCACAAGCGAAGCCTGACCGTTTGAAAGATCTTCCCAACTTGCGTTTAGCAACGGAAAGAATGCTCAAAAAAGCCGGTATCGAAAGCGTTGAGTCTCTACACTCTTTCGGTTCTGTTGAAGCGTATAAAGCCATTCAACGTACCCATTCGGCAGAGGTTAGTCTTGAGCTGTTATGGGCTTTAGAGGGGGCAATCGAAGGTAAACATTGGTCAGTGATCCCACAAAATCGTCGTGACGAACTACTAAGACACCTTTGA
- the purR gene encoding HTH-type transcriptional repressor PurR, translated as MATIKDVARLAGVSTTTVSHVINKTRFVAETTQEKVMEAVKQLNYAPSAVARSLKCNTTRTIGMLVTQSTNLFFSEVIDGVESYCYRQGYTLILCNTGGIYEKQRDYIRMLAEKRVDGILVMCSDLTQELQEMLDAHKDIPKVIMDWGPETSHADKIIDNSEEGGYLATKYLTDRGHTDIACLSGHFVKAACQERIQGFRRAMAEAHLPVNEDWILEGNFECDTAVLAADKIIAMDKRPTAVFCFNDTMALGLMSRLQQKGIRVPEEISVIGYDNIELAEYFSPPLTTVHQPKRRVGKNAFEILLERIKDKEHERRIFEMHPEIVERDTVKDLTKS; from the coding sequence ATGGCTACGATTAAAGATGTGGCGCGCCTTGCAGGCGTGTCTACCACCACCGTTTCTCACGTTATCAATAAAACTCGCTTTGTGGCAGAAACCACCCAAGAGAAAGTGATGGAAGCGGTTAAGCAACTCAACTATGCACCGAGTGCGGTCGCACGTAGTTTGAAGTGCAACACTACACGCACCATTGGCATGCTAGTGACTCAATCAACAAACCTGTTTTTCTCGGAAGTGATCGATGGTGTGGAAAGCTACTGTTACCGTCAAGGTTATACTTTGATTCTGTGTAACACGGGCGGCATCTATGAAAAGCAGCGTGATTATATTCGCATGCTGGCCGAAAAACGTGTGGATGGCATTTTAGTCATGTGCTCTGACCTGACTCAAGAGCTGCAGGAAATGCTCGACGCTCACAAAGACATTCCAAAAGTAATCATGGATTGGGGCCCAGAAACGTCGCACGCTGATAAAATCATCGATAACTCAGAGGAAGGTGGCTATCTCGCGACCAAATATCTGACGGATCGTGGACATACCGATATTGCCTGTTTAAGTGGTCATTTTGTCAAAGCCGCTTGCCAAGAGCGTATTCAAGGTTTCCGCCGAGCGATGGCTGAAGCGCACTTACCCGTGAATGAAGATTGGATTCTAGAAGGTAATTTTGAGTGTGATACCGCAGTCCTTGCCGCCGACAAAATCATTGCTATGGATAAGCGCCCAACTGCCGTATTCTGCTTCAACGACACCATGGCATTAGGTCTAATGAGCCGTTTGCAACAAAAAGGGATTCGTGTTCCTGAAGAAATATCCGTGATTGGTTACGATAATATCGAACTGGCCGAATACTTCTCTCCACCACTGACCACAGTGCACCAACCTAAGCGTCGTGTGGGTAAAAATGCGTTCGAAATTCTGTTAGAGCGTATTAAAGATAAAGAACACGAGCGCCGAATTTTCGAGATGCATCCTGAGATCGTCGAACGCGACACTGTGAAAGACTTGACAAAATCCTAA
- the torD gene encoding molecular chaperone TorD: MIQELNILNEKRAEIYWWLSSLFFKELTEQDIAHYHSVEIRTFLTALADEESLAMEVKSLIDALNRLQDRQDAQLELAADFCDLFLKSDRDSALPYASVYTDKGLLNGKPAQLMRELLSHYNVNVDPNLNEPADHLAIQLDFLAHLVISNTPNKEGSEVNSALKTQSDFITQHLLSWLPLFVERCTQFDAFGFYAAAARLTLAFLQQDQRYIDELGQRIQ; this comes from the coding sequence ATGATCCAAGAACTGAATATCCTCAATGAAAAACGCGCAGAAATTTATTGGTGGCTTTCGAGTCTCTTTTTTAAAGAACTGACTGAACAAGATATCGCCCATTATCACTCAGTTGAAATCCGTACTTTCTTAACCGCACTTGCCGATGAGGAAAGCTTAGCGATGGAAGTGAAAAGTTTGATCGATGCACTCAATCGCTTGCAAGATCGCCAAGATGCACAGTTGGAACTTGCCGCTGATTTTTGCGATCTATTTTTAAAGTCCGATCGTGACTCAGCGTTACCCTATGCATCTGTCTACACAGACAAAGGATTACTCAATGGCAAGCCCGCACAACTCATGCGTGAATTACTCAGCCACTATAACGTGAATGTGGATCCGAACCTTAATGAGCCCGCCGATCATCTCGCGATTCAACTCGACTTTCTTGCGCATCTTGTTATCAGCAATACCCCGAATAAAGAAGGCTCCGAGGTTAACTCAGCTCTCAAGACACAATCTGATTTCATTACTCAACACTTATTGAGTTGGTTACCCCTTTTTGTTGAACGTTGTACTCAGTTTGATGCGTTTGGTTTTTACGCGGCGGCAGCTCGGTTAACGTTGGCATTTTTACAGCAAGATCAACGTTACATCGATGAACTAGGTCAGCGCATTCAATAA
- the torR gene encoding two-component system response regulator TorR has protein sequence MSYHVLVVEDDLVTRSKLSGYFQNEGYQVTEAESGAQMREALELNDIDLVLLDINLPGEDGLLLTRELRGQSEIGIILVTGRTDSIDKIVGLEMGADDYVTKPVDLRELQVRVKNLLWRISLARRDKYSEKADDTLVYFGEWTFDIQRRALSRNGEPVKLTKAEYELLVALSSYPNQVLSRERILNMISHRVDAPNDRTIDVLIRRMRAKMEMDPKNPQIFVTVHGEGYMFAGD, from the coding sequence ATGAGTTATCACGTACTTGTGGTTGAAGATGACCTCGTCACCCGTAGTAAGTTAAGCGGTTACTTTCAAAATGAAGGTTACCAAGTAACAGAAGCGGAAAGTGGCGCACAAATGAGAGAAGCACTTGAGCTCAATGACATCGATTTAGTCTTGCTGGATATTAATTTGCCTGGTGAAGATGGACTGTTATTGACGCGAGAACTGCGTGGCCAGTCGGAGATTGGCATTATTTTAGTGACAGGACGCACAGACAGTATCGATAAAATTGTTGGCCTTGAAATGGGCGCCGACGATTATGTGACTAAACCCGTCGATTTGCGTGAGCTACAAGTTCGAGTGAAAAACTTGTTGTGGCGTATTTCGTTGGCTCGCCGCGATAAATACAGCGAGAAGGCAGACGATACGTTGGTTTACTTTGGTGAGTGGACATTCGATATACAGCGTCGTGCTTTGAGCCGAAATGGTGAGCCGGTGAAACTCACCAAAGCAGAATACGAGTTGTTAGTTGCACTTTCCTCTTATCCTAATCAAGTGCTGAGTCGTGAGCGTATTTTGAACATGATCAGTCATCGTGTGGATGCGCCAAACGATCGTACTATTGATGTGTTGATTCGACGTATGCGCGCCAAGATGGAAATGGATCCGAAGAACCCGCAAATTTTTGTCACCGTTCACGGTGAAGGGTATATGTTTGCAGGGGATTAA
- the elyC gene encoding envelope biogenesis factor ElyC: MFELKKIFSSLLMPLPALLIIGFVGLMLIMFTAKRKTGCLVVLFSLTGLFLVSFQPVATRLLMPLERTYTAFLPVEGTLDYVMVLGNGHVVDDDIPPTSELTRAALMRLTEGIRISRMYPGSKLILSGYAGGSEVSHARMMARVALALGVPKSDIILLETAKDTWEEARQAAAFVQQKRMVLVTSASHMKRAMREFESAGLTPIPAPTNYLGHLNIVQPWDKYIPKSRYLEQTEQYWYETLGLLWQKLRDTVAGDGSEQVQVGTPSVVEEAPTTP; encoded by the coding sequence ATGTTTGAGCTGAAAAAAATTTTTTCTTCACTGTTGATGCCTCTGCCAGCACTGCTGATCATTGGTTTCGTGGGCCTGATGCTGATCATGTTCACGGCAAAACGTAAAACTGGCTGCCTAGTGGTATTATTCTCTCTCACTGGGTTATTTCTGGTTTCCTTTCAACCTGTGGCGACTCGTTTGTTGATGCCCCTTGAACGTACTTACACGGCATTTTTACCCGTAGAAGGTACTCTTGACTACGTGATGGTGCTCGGTAATGGCCATGTGGTTGATGATGACATCCCCCCCACCTCCGAGCTTACTCGTGCCGCACTTATGCGTTTAACGGAAGGCATTCGTATTAGTCGTATGTATCCGGGTTCTAAGCTTATCCTCTCCGGTTACGCTGGCGGCAGCGAAGTTAGCCACGCTCGGATGATGGCGCGTGTCGCTTTGGCGTTAGGCGTACCTAAATCGGATATTATTTTGCTGGAAACCGCCAAGGATACTTGGGAAGAGGCACGCCAAGCGGCCGCTTTCGTGCAACAAAAGCGTATGGTGCTCGTCACCTCAGCAAGTCATATGAAGCGCGCGATGCGCGAATTTGAATCGGCAGGTTTAACGCCAATTCCAGCACCAACTAACTACTTAGGCCATCTCAATATTGTTCAGCCTTGGGATAAATACATTCCTAAATCGCGCTATCTTGAGCAAACCGAACAGTATTGGTACGAAACCTTAGGCCTATTGTGGCAAAAACTGCGTGATACTGTTGCCGGTGATGGCAGTGAACAGGTACAGGTAGGAACGCCCTCTGTCGTAGAAGAAGCTCCGACAACGCCCTAA
- the cmoM gene encoding tRNA uridine 5-oxyacetic acid(34) methyltransferase CmoM: protein MTEDRNFDDIAHKFAKNIYGSDKGEIRQVIVWEDLEQLLSQLDTQKVPLHVLDAGGGLAQVSQKIARLGHRVTLCDLSSEMLQLAEQDIANNGLLKQYRFVHSPVQTIQAHLDAPVDLVLFHAVMEWLAEPKPALQNLLAQVRPGGMVSVMFYNYHGLVYKNAVCGNIPHVLEDMPHRKRFKLQPQKGLLPEEVFQWIEESGFEICGKSGIRCFSDYIGNMKNMGEYQYEDLVALERKFCRQEPYLSLGRYIHVWAKKKQ, encoded by the coding sequence GTGACAGAAGATCGCAATTTCGACGATATTGCCCACAAATTTGCAAAAAATATATACGGTTCTGACAAAGGTGAGATCCGCCAAGTCATTGTTTGGGAAGATTTGGAGCAGCTTCTCAGTCAACTGGACACGCAAAAAGTTCCCTTGCACGTGCTCGATGCGGGTGGCGGCTTGGCGCAAGTATCGCAAAAAATCGCTCGCCTTGGGCATCGAGTGACACTCTGTGATCTTTCTTCGGAAATGTTGCAATTGGCCGAACAGGATATTGCAAACAATGGCCTGCTTAAGCAGTATCGCTTCGTCCACTCACCAGTGCAGACGATTCAAGCACACCTTGATGCGCCCGTGGATTTGGTGCTGTTTCATGCGGTGATGGAATGGTTAGCGGAGCCCAAACCGGCGTTGCAAAATTTGTTGGCGCAAGTTAGACCGGGTGGCATGGTGTCGGTGATGTTTTACAACTATCACGGTTTGGTTTACAAAAACGCCGTGTGTGGCAACATTCCGCACGTGCTAGAAGATATGCCGCACCGTAAAAGGTTTAAATTACAACCGCAGAAAGGCTTGCTCCCCGAAGAGGTCTTCCAATGGATCGAAGAATCGGGTTTTGAGATCTGCGGGAAATCCGGTATTCGTTGTTTCAGTGATTACATCGGAAACATGAAAAACATGGGCGAATACCAGTATGAGGATTTGGTGGCACTGGAGCGCAAATTCTGCCGTCAGGAGCCTTACCTCTCATTGGGCCGATACATTCACGTATGGGCTAAGAAAAAACAATAA
- the mukF gene encoding chromosome partition protein MukF has product MSEFTQDTVQKPIDELVTWVKQYDFSLNLPTERLAFLLAIAVLSNERFDEELGEGELHDAFAIVTRLFAESGEASAFRANNAINDLVKQRLLSRFTSEMTEGASIYRLTPLAIGITDYYVRHREFSKLKLSIQLSMVADEMAKAVESAQQGGSVAHWRKNVFGVLKYSVSEIFDRIDLNQRVMDEQQQSVKEQIADLLNKDWRDAINNCEALLSETSAKLRELQDTLQAAGDELQTQILDIQECVYGDLELDFIEETLFALQMKLDRITSWGQQSIDLWIGYDRHVHKFIRTAIDMDQNRAFSQRLRQSMNDYFEQPWYLTFADAERLSDLRDETLTLRDEEVTGHVPMEVEYEELQQVNDELAQRIGDMLKVHKEQGAAIDLALVLRDYLASHPRTHHFDLARMVVDQAVRLGYSESDYRAIQPDWTAINDFGAKVQANVIDRY; this is encoded by the coding sequence ATGAGTGAGTTTACTCAGGATACTGTGCAAAAGCCCATCGACGAACTCGTCACTTGGGTAAAACAGTATGACTTCTCATTGAATCTGCCTACTGAGCGGCTGGCATTTTTGCTCGCGATTGCTGTGCTCAGTAATGAAAGATTTGATGAAGAGCTCGGAGAAGGGGAACTTCACGATGCATTCGCGATAGTGACGCGCTTGTTTGCAGAATCGGGAGAAGCCTCAGCCTTTCGGGCTAACAATGCGATTAATGATCTGGTCAAGCAGCGCTTATTAAGCCGCTTTACCAGCGAAATGACGGAAGGTGCCAGCATCTACCGTCTGACTCCTTTAGCGATCGGCATTACCGATTACTATGTTCGTCATCGCGAATTTTCCAAACTCAAACTATCCATCCAACTCTCTATGGTCGCGGATGAGATGGCGAAGGCCGTGGAATCTGCGCAGCAGGGTGGCAGTGTCGCTCATTGGCGCAAAAACGTGTTTGGTGTGCTCAAATATTCGGTCAGTGAAATCTTTGACCGCATCGATCTCAACCAGCGTGTGATGGATGAGCAGCAACAATCGGTCAAAGAACAGATTGCTGATTTGCTGAATAAAGATTGGCGCGATGCGATCAACAACTGTGAAGCTTTGCTGTCCGAAACTTCCGCCAAACTGCGTGAGCTGCAAGATACCTTGCAAGCGGCAGGCGATGAGTTGCAAACGCAAATCCTCGATATTCAGGAGTGCGTGTATGGCGATCTGGAATTGGACTTCATCGAAGAGACACTGTTTGCGCTGCAGATGAAGCTTGACCGCATCACGAGCTGGGGTCAGCAGTCGATTGATCTTTGGATCGGTTACGACCGCCACGTCCACAAGTTTATTCGTACCGCGATTGATATGGACCAGAACCGCGCGTTCAGCCAACGTCTGCGTCAGTCAATGAACGACTATTTTGAACAACCTTGGTATCTCACTTTCGCCGATGCAGAACGTCTATCCGATCTGCGTGATGAAACCTTGACCCTGCGTGACGAAGAAGTTACCGGTCATGTGCCGATGGAAGTGGAATACGAAGAACTGCAACAAGTGAACGATGAACTTGCGCAGCGGATTGGCGACATGCTGAAAGTGCATAAAGAGCAGGGCGCAGCGATTGATTTAGCCCTTGTGCTGCGTGATTACCTAGCCAGCCATCCACGAACCCATCATTTCGATTTAGCCCGAATGGTTGTCGACCAAGCGGTAAGGCTGGGTTACTCCGAGTCCGACTACCGCGCTATCCAGCCTGACTGGACGGCGATCAACGATTTTGGCGCAAAGGTACAAGCGAATGTCATCGACCGATATTAA
- the mukE gene encoding chromosome partition protein MukE yields the protein MSSTDINEYMPENLAKAIANPLFPALDSLLRAGRHVSSDDLDNHAFLSDFEPDLALFYQRYHTELVRAPEGFFYLRPRSTSLINRSVLSELDMLVGKVLCFLYLSPERLAHEGIFTNQELYDELLTLVEEKKLMKLVTNRASGSDLDREKLFEKVRTSLRRLRRLGMVITIGDTGKFRITEAVFRFGADVRLGGDVREAQLRLIRDGEAVVHTPEPSQQSLLENPTAEYDEEQTEWEDEA from the coding sequence ATGTCATCGACCGATATTAATGAATACATGCCAGAGAATCTGGCCAAAGCGATTGCGAACCCGCTGTTCCCAGCGTTAGACAGTTTGCTGCGTGCGGGGCGTCATGTTTCCAGTGACGATTTGGATAACCACGCCTTCCTGTCGGATTTTGAACCGGATTTGGCGCTGTTTTATCAACGCTACCACACCGAACTGGTGCGCGCGCCGGAAGGCTTTTTCTATCTGCGTCCTCGTTCCACTTCTCTTATCAACCGCAGTGTGCTCTCTGAGCTGGATATGTTGGTGGGTAAAGTGCTCTGCTTCCTCTATCTGAGTCCTGAGCGTTTAGCGCACGAAGGTATTTTCACCAACCAAGAGCTGTACGATGAGCTGTTGACCTTGGTGGAAGAGAAGAAGCTGATGAAGCTGGTGACCAACCGTGCCAGCGGCTCGGATCTGGATCGCGAGAAGCTGTTTGAAAAAGTACGTACTTCGCTGCGCCGTTTACGTCGCCTCGGTATGGTGATCACTATTGGTGATACGGGCAAATTCCGCATCACTGAAGCGGTATTTCGTTTTGGTGCGGATGTGCGTTTGGGCGGTGATGTGCGTGAAGCGCAGCTACGCCTAATCCGTGATGGTGAAGCCGTGGTGCATACCCCAGAACCAAGCCAGCAAAGCCTGTTGGAAAACCCAACAGCCGAGTACGACGAAGAGCAAACCGAGTGGGAAGATGAAGCATGA